Proteins encoded within one genomic window of Candidatus Zixiibacteriota bacterium:
- a CDS encoding archaeosortase/exosortase family protein, with protein sequence MPMGKRSKSKSFKAQSKEDDSRGRRSLNPAVRFVLLFLLLVIILGLLYAHLTASYHEKIAWVMDITAVLTGWIMSVVPGDSYRFGTVCVYNGFTVEIIDECTGLLEMVIYSAAVLAFSTSIRNKLKGLAIGIPAIFVFNLVRIVVLLLVGAHSQSLFEFMHLYFWQATLIIMIAAVWIGWLYLVVFREKRMLAVPQ encoded by the coding sequence ATGCCTATGGGCAAGCGCTCGAAAAGCAAATCGTTTAAAGCCCAAAGCAAGGAGGACGATTCCCGGGGAAGACGGTCTCTCAATCCGGCCGTTCGTTTCGTACTTCTGTTTCTCCTGCTTGTTATCATCCTGGGGCTTTTGTATGCCCATCTGACCGCCTCGTATCACGAGAAAATTGCCTGGGTGATGGATATTACGGCTGTGCTGACGGGTTGGATCATGTCAGTCGTTCCCGGCGACAGCTACCGTTTCGGTACGGTTTGTGTTTACAACGGCTTCACCGTTGAAATAATCGACGAATGCACCGGCCTGCTGGAAATGGTTATTTACAGCGCCGCGGTGCTCGCATTCTCGACCTCGATCCGCAACAAGCTCAAGGGCCTGGCGATTGGCATCCCGGCGATTTTCGTGTTTAATCTCGTGCGTATCGTCGTTCTACTTCTGGTAGGGGCTCACTCTCAGAGCCTTTTTGAATTCATGCACCTCTATTTCTGGCAGGCGACTCTTATCATCATGATCGCTGCCGTGTGGATCGGCTGGCTCTACCTGGTGGTTTTCCGTGAAAAAAGAATGCTGGCTGTTCCTCAGTAA
- the rimP gene encoding ribosome maturation factor RimP yields the protein MAQNLKEQVTALIEGPLKDEGCELAEVVLSQYKGSFTLKLFVYSPQGVSLDRCAELSDLVGDLIDGTDLFENGYLLEVSSPGLDRPLKQAIDYKYRVGESIIVEFVEPKRKKIQAEIISATDTDIELKDDSGTFRLPLSEVKQSKIVF from the coding sequence TTGGCGCAGAACTTGAAAGAACAAGTTACGGCTTTAATTGAAGGCCCTTTAAAGGACGAAGGGTGTGAATTGGCTGAAGTGGTCCTGTCACAGTACAAGGGATCGTTCACACTCAAGCTGTTCGTTTATTCGCCCCAGGGGGTAAGCCTTGATCGTTGCGCCGAGTTGTCGGATTTGGTCGGAGACCTGATTGACGGAACCGATTTGTTCGAAAACGGTTATCTGTTGGAAGTGTCGTCGCCGGGTCTGGACCGGCCTTTAAAACAGGCCATAGATTACAAATACCGTGTGGGTGAGAGCATTATCGTTGAGTTTGTCGAACCTAAGCGGAAAAAAATACAGGCTGAGATCATTTCAGCTACAGATACGGACATTGAGCTGAAAGACGACAGCGGGACTTTCCGACTGCCCTTGTCCGAGGTGAAACAGTCAAAAATCGTATTCTAA
- a CDS encoding enolase C-terminal domain-like protein, with product MQVDSVRVDLPLKKRFATAAGAADVKSNYLTLLNNRYSGEAAPSVAYGPTDEELREDLEKGMDYIRGLDKVEIGTLEAIDHLPINPLARSALMGMTLNYLSGESRRYAWELLGLSTPLGIKSSFTISVDKSSDMIDAIRATDYPIVKIKMGHEEDVLLLDALEQVKGKEIRVDANGGWSCAKAEEMLYHLGRIGVRIIEQPTKIEFVDEWQHLKGKDSEVLLLADEGLNTINDYERIKSGIDGINIKLEKSGGILEGMRLANRARQDNKKVMLGCMVESSVGIAQAVYMSSLADYFDLDGPLLLEHDIARGIRYDRESIEVDREIIGGPKLKRDVLQKYIKV from the coding sequence ATGCAAGTCGACAGTGTACGTGTCGATCTCCCTTTGAAAAAACGATTTGCCACGGCCGCCGGGGCTGCGGACGTTAAATCAAACTATCTGACCTTACTTAATAATCGTTACTCGGGTGAAGCAGCCCCTTCGGTGGCCTACGGCCCGACAGACGAAGAACTACGAGAAGACCTCGAAAAAGGGATGGATTATATTCGAGGTCTCGATAAAGTTGAAATCGGTACTCTCGAAGCGATTGACCACCTTCCCATCAATCCGCTAGCCCGATCGGCTCTTATGGGTATGACTCTCAACTATCTGTCCGGTGAGAGCCGTCGCTATGCCTGGGAGTTGCTGGGGCTCTCAACGCCGTTGGGAATCAAGAGCTCATTCACGATCAGTGTCGACAAGTCCTCGGACATGATCGATGCTATCCGAGCGACGGATTATCCGATCGTAAAAATCAAGATGGGACACGAAGAAGATGTTCTGCTTCTGGATGCGCTCGAACAGGTCAAAGGTAAAGAGATTCGTGTCGATGCCAACGGCGGCTGGTCGTGCGCCAAAGCGGAAGAGATGCTGTATCATCTCGGACGAATCGGCGTCAGGATCATCGAGCAACCGACTAAAATAGAGTTCGTCGATGAATGGCAACATCTCAAGGGAAAAGACTCCGAGGTGTTGTTGCTGGCCGATGAAGGACTCAACACGATCAACGATTACGAGCGAATCAAGAGCGGAATAGACGGTATCAATATCAAACTCGAGAAATCGGGTGGCATTCTCGAAGGAATGCGTCTCGCCAATCGAGCCCGTCAGGACAATAAGAAAGTCATGTTGGGTTGTATGGTCGAATCCTCGGTCGGTATTGCCCAGGCTGTTTATATGTCTTCACTGGCTGACTACTTCGACCTTGACGGACCGTTGTTGCTGGAGCACGACATCGCCCGAGGCATTCGTTATGACCGTGAATCTATCGAAGTTGACCGTGAAATAATCGGCGGACCGAAGTTAAAACGTGATGTTCTTCAGAAGTATATTAAAGTCTGA
- a CDS encoding transketolase, translated as MPLTDSKAKNTLRDYTIDELKERANYMRGLNLLSLCSAGSGHSGGTLGIMDVCAALYLKVARHDPKDPNWSDRDRIIWSAGHKAPALYTSLAVSGYFEETELMKLRMLGSPFQGHPHRKDLAGVEISSGSLGQGFSVGVGVALAARLDKKDYRVFIISSDGEQQEGSMWEAAMSAAHYHLDNLVLILDRNHLQIDGRTEDVMRIDPINDKYTAFGWHVIDVDGHDLADIVKKLDWARNHNDTGKPVALICHTVKGKGVSFMENVVGWHGKSPNREELDKALVELDLTGTFNADEWLAHGVAYQKKVEARLSENLPKFSENCWWNAGEKMQVKMDPTRKGFGRALDKYGDDERVVCIGADISGSITISDFNAKHPERNDRFISVGIAEQNATTVAAGLAKEGKIPVFGTYGVFSSARNLDQVRVSCCYGDFNVLIVGAHGGISVGPDGATHQELESLFQMTGLPNMHVGVPCDSIETEKMTKAMLFDIVGPKYLRFAREATPIVSDWDTPFKFGKANIYRFRKEAESFVDAFEVKLASDYKSENEQLTIIACGPATPEALRAAWILRKDFGLETRVVNMHTVKPLDREAILQAAAETGAIITAEEHQKGGLGNLVAATLCLNPNKKVIPFEMVGVSDRFGESGKPWQLVKEFGLAAEHIADKAKKLLKL; from the coding sequence ATGCCATTGACCGATTCGAAAGCTAAAAATACACTTCGCGACTATACGATTGACGAGTTAAAAGAACGTGCAAACTACATGCGTGGTCTTAACTTGCTTTCGCTTTGCTCGGCCGGCTCAGGCCATTCAGGTGGAACGTTGGGTATTATGGATGTCTGCGCTGCCTTGTACCTCAAGGTGGCTCGTCACGACCCCAAAGATCCCAATTGGTCCGATCGCGACAGAATCATCTGGTCCGCGGGACATAAAGCCCCGGCGTTGTATACATCGCTGGCGGTTTCAGGCTATTTTGAAGAGACCGAGTTAATGAAACTGCGTATGTTAGGATCCCCGTTCCAGGGACACCCGCATCGCAAAGATCTGGCTGGAGTTGAGATTTCATCCGGTTCTCTTGGACAAGGATTTTCGGTCGGTGTCGGCGTCGCCTTGGCGGCTCGGCTCGATAAGAAGGATTATCGTGTTTTCATCATTTCTTCCGATGGTGAGCAGCAGGAAGGCTCGATGTGGGAAGCAGCCATGTCAGCCGCCCATTACCATCTGGATAATCTGGTCCTGATCCTCGATCGTAACCATCTTCAGATCGATGGTAGAACTGAAGATGTCATGAGAATCGACCCGATTAACGACAAATATACGGCGTTCGGTTGGCACGTGATCGATGTCGACGGTCACGACCTGGCCGATATCGTCAAGAAACTGGACTGGGCTCGCAACCACAACGACACCGGTAAACCGGTAGCGCTAATTTGCCATACGGTCAAAGGCAAAGGTGTGTCGTTCATGGAAAACGTAGTGGGTTGGCACGGCAAGTCTCCGAACCGGGAAGAGCTGGACAAGGCTTTGGTCGAGCTTGATCTGACCGGGACTTTCAACGCCGATGAATGGCTCGCTCACGGGGTTGCCTATCAAAAGAAGGTGGAAGCGCGTTTATCTGAAAATCTTCCTAAGTTTTCAGAGAATTGCTGGTGGAACGCCGGCGAAAAGATGCAGGTCAAGATGGACCCGACCCGTAAGGGATTCGGGCGCGCCCTCGATAAATACGGTGACGATGAGCGTGTCGTCTGTATCGGCGCCGACATCTCAGGATCTATTACGATCTCGGATTTCAACGCCAAACATCCCGAGCGTAACGACCGTTTCATCTCGGTTGGTATTGCCGAGCAGAACGCTACCACCGTGGCTGCCGGTCTGGCCAAAGAGGGCAAAATCCCGGTGTTCGGTACGTATGGCGTATTTTCTTCGGCACGTAACCTGGACCAGGTCCGCGTTTCCTGTTGCTACGGCGATTTCAATGTGTTGATCGTCGGGGCGCACGGTGGCATTTCCGTCGGCCCGGACGGCGCCACTCACCAGGAGTTGGAATCACTTTTCCAGATGACCGGTCTGCCCAACATGCATGTGGGAGTGCCGTGCGACTCGATTGAAACCGAAAAAATGACAAAAGCGATGTTGTTCGACATTGTCGGACCTAAATATCTGCGTTTTGCACGTGAAGCTACCCCGATCGTATCCGATTGGGATACTCCTTTCAAGTTCGGTAAAGCCAACATCTACCGCTTCCGCAAAGAGGCCGAGAGCTTCGTTGACGCGTTCGAGGTGAAGTTGGCCTCGGATTATAAATCCGAGAATGAGCAGTTGACCATTATCGCGTGTGGTCCGGCCACTCCCGAAGCCCTTCGGGCGGCCTGGATTCTGCGCAAGGATTTTGGTCTCGAAACCCGGGTGGTGAACATGCACACCGTTAAGCCGCTCGATCGCGAAGCGATCCTGCAAGCGGCGGCGGAGACTGGTGCGATTATCACTGCCGAGGAACACCAGAAAGGCGGCCTGGGTAACCTGGTTGCCGCAACGCTTTGTCTGAATCCCAACAAAAAGGTAATCCCGTTCGAAATGGTCGGCGTAAGCGACCGCTTCGGTGAATCCGGAAAACCATGGCAGTTGGTCAAGGAGTTCGGTCTGGCCGCCGAGCACATTGCAGACAAAGCCAAGAAACTCCTTAAGTTATAG
- a CDS encoding pyridoxal phosphate-dependent aminotransferase yields the protein MQFANRLKRLGTESAFEVLARAKQLEAQGKSVIHLEIGEPDFDTPTNICEAGIKAIRDGKTHYCPSAGIPTARQTIADYVSKTRGINVAPESTVVMPGAKPLLFNAIFALVNEGDEVIVPNPGYPIYESVVDYVGATPVPMKLSEETGFRFSADYLRSLITDKTSMIIVNSPQNPTGGILTMAELEAIYEMAEEHNLWILTDEIYSRIVYDVPFQSILPVPGALKRTIMVDGMSKTYSMTGWRLGYGVMPKEVADVLTKLAINNFSCTATFAQDALVEALTGPQDDVVKMVTEFQKRRDVFVDGLNKIKNVSCTKPLGAFYVFPNITKTGIESRTLAKRLLEDAGVACLSGTAFGKFGEGYLRFSYANSVENIKEALVRIDKLLNG from the coding sequence ATGCAGTTCGCGAATAGACTGAAACGTTTAGGCACCGAAAGCGCATTTGAGGTGCTGGCAAGAGCCAAGCAGTTGGAGGCGCAGGGTAAATCGGTTATCCATCTTGAGATTGGCGAGCCTGATTTCGATACCCCGACCAACATCTGTGAAGCTGGAATTAAGGCGATCCGCGACGGCAAAACCCATTACTGTCCGTCAGCAGGTATCCCCACGGCGCGGCAGACGATTGCCGACTATGTCTCCAAGACTCGCGGCATCAATGTCGCCCCCGAAAGCACCGTGGTTATGCCTGGCGCCAAGCCCTTGTTGTTCAATGCGATCTTTGCATTAGTTAATGAGGGGGATGAGGTCATCGTCCCGAATCCGGGTTACCCCATTTACGAATCGGTAGTTGACTATGTCGGTGCTACGCCGGTTCCGATGAAGCTTTCCGAAGAAACCGGTTTCCGCTTTTCTGCTGATTATCTCAGATCCCTGATAACCGACAAGACCAGCATGATCATCGTCAACTCACCTCAGAATCCAACCGGCGGCATTCTCACAATGGCCGAGCTGGAAGCGATCTATGAGATGGCTGAGGAACATAACCTCTGGATTCTGACCGATGAAATCTACTCGCGCATTGTTTACGATGTTCCGTTCCAGTCGATTCTCCCGGTACCGGGCGCGTTGAAACGGACGATCATGGTCGACGGTATGTCGAAAACCTACTCCATGACCGGTTGGCGTCTGGGGTATGGCGTGATGCCGAAAGAAGTCGCGGATGTTCTGACGAAACTGGCGATCAACAACTTCTCCTGCACCGCGACCTTCGCTCAGGACGCTCTGGTCGAAGCTCTCACCGGACCGCAGGACGACGTCGTGAAGATGGTCACGGAATTCCAGAAGCGCCGCGATGTTTTCGTCGACGGACTGAATAAGATCAAGAACGTGAGCTGCACCAAGCCGCTCGGCGCTTTTTATGTCTTCCCAAACATCACCAAGACCGGTATCGAGTCACGCACACTGGCCAAACGTTTGCTTGAAGATGCCGGTGTGGCGTGTCTGTCCGGAACGGCGTTTGGCAAGTTCGGAGAAGGTTACCTGAGATTCTCTTATGCCAACTCAGTTGAGAATATCAAGGAAGCCCTGGTCCGTATCGATAAGCTGTTGAATGGTTGA
- a CDS encoding N-acetylmuramoyl-L-alanine amidase, with protein sequence MLIAALLILLWPAATSQAQTERQDPTVTFIYPEEGQLIGAVDSSFVLGHVDHPQQGAVFLLTINGDTVQVHEGGGFIAWVPLEPGEFRFIARAVAFKKQPDLVGENGISSLLMRLVEKTPQLPPEVLGWVSDTLTVQVPEPDQPLPDDSLLIVGDYRPPSGNLALGSGEQLILSFRGTPGCRAWASIEGVVDSIPMSEEIPQFQPYWGEAVFGIGAVPESLMVAGVYTGFWEVPCHLTGDKIYPTYHLAPPSRAQIFGRLLSSTPSTNRASLADLMELSCYEPISISAGYRVSINSARFPVTVEFTDTLQVIRYGPRRGYFAIAQPAGVRALAIGGEGDWYRLRLAPGQYAWANRLSVKTLAPGLLPPKSLLRAIRCHSLDDRLEIEFPLSGKHPFRIIEESTREIRLQLFGVTSDTDWIRYEADDDLVEMASWYQPQEDVYEFRLSLHHKLWGYDTEYRGNSLVLTLKREPDDIGDLEHKLIVLDPGHSSDPGAIGPTGLTEAEVNLDIALELYKELRRHGADVVMTRYDDRNVPLYSRPAFADSVGADLFISIHNNALPDGVNPFENNGASVYYYHPHSLDLARAVHHCLLDEIDLPDHGLYHGNLAVARSTAYPAILIECAFMILPEQEAMLKDVGFRKKIARGIREGVERFLKDRKDER encoded by the coding sequence GTGCTGATTGCCGCCTTGCTGATTTTACTCTGGCCGGCGGCGACATCCCAGGCGCAGACGGAAAGACAGGACCCGACTGTCACCTTCATCTATCCCGAAGAAGGTCAATTGATAGGGGCTGTCGATTCCAGTTTCGTGTTGGGACATGTCGATCATCCTCAACAAGGAGCTGTCTTTCTTCTGACTATCAACGGCGATACCGTTCAGGTCCATGAAGGGGGAGGTTTTATTGCCTGGGTACCTCTTGAACCGGGAGAGTTCCGTTTCATTGCCAGGGCGGTTGCTTTTAAAAAGCAACCTGATCTCGTAGGAGAAAACGGAATTTCATCGTTGCTGATGCGTCTCGTCGAAAAAACTCCGCAATTGCCACCTGAAGTTTTAGGATGGGTATCAGACACTCTGACCGTACAAGTTCCCGAACCTGACCAGCCCCTTCCCGATGACAGCCTCCTGATAGTGGGGGATTATCGTCCGCCGTCAGGGAATCTCGCTCTAGGTTCAGGGGAACAATTGATATTGAGTTTCCGTGGAACACCCGGTTGTCGTGCCTGGGCTTCAATTGAAGGTGTTGTCGACTCGATTCCTATGAGCGAGGAGATACCTCAATTTCAACCATACTGGGGTGAAGCGGTTTTCGGGATTGGCGCTGTACCGGAATCGCTTATGGTAGCTGGAGTCTACACCGGGTTCTGGGAGGTTCCATGCCATCTGACCGGTGACAAAATCTACCCGACATATCATCTGGCGCCTCCTTCGCGAGCTCAGATATTTGGCCGACTTCTTTCAAGCACGCCTTCGACGAATCGAGCAAGCCTGGCCGATCTTATGGAGCTATCCTGTTATGAACCGATCTCAATTTCTGCCGGATATAGAGTCAGTATCAACAGCGCTCGTTTCCCGGTTACGGTTGAGTTTACGGATACCTTACAGGTGATAAGATATGGGCCACGCCGAGGCTATTTCGCAATTGCCCAGCCGGCAGGAGTACGGGCGTTGGCTATTGGGGGAGAGGGTGACTGGTATCGTCTTCGTCTCGCACCGGGACAATACGCCTGGGCCAATCGCCTTTCGGTGAAAACACTTGCTCCCGGTTTACTCCCTCCCAAATCGCTTCTGAGAGCAATTCGGTGCCATAGTCTCGATGACCGTCTGGAAATTGAGTTCCCGCTAAGCGGCAAGCATCCTTTCCGGATAATCGAAGAATCAACCAGGGAAATTCGACTGCAATTGTTCGGTGTGACTTCGGATACCGACTGGATCAGGTACGAAGCCGATGATGACCTCGTTGAGATGGCCAGTTGGTACCAACCACAGGAAGATGTGTACGAATTCCGTTTGTCGCTGCATCACAAATTGTGGGGCTATGATACCGAGTATCGGGGCAACAGCCTGGTGTTGACTTTGAAACGCGAGCCGGATGATATCGGCGACCTCGAGCATAAACTCATCGTGCTTGATCCGGGCCATTCATCCGATCCTGGAGCGATCGGACCGACCGGTCTGACCGAAGCGGAGGTCAACCTAGACATTGCCCTTGAATTATACAAGGAACTCCGGCGTCACGGTGCGGATGTTGTCATGACTCGCTACGACGATCGCAATGTGCCTTTGTACTCACGCCCGGCTTTCGCTGATTCCGTTGGTGCCGACCTGTTTATTTCGATTCATAACAATGCTTTGCCGGATGGGGTAAATCCGTTCGAGAATAACGGAGCTTCGGTTTATTACTACCATCCCCATTCGCTGGATTTGGCGCGAGCGGTCCATCACTGTCTGCTGGACGAGATCGATCTCCCGGACCATGGTCTCTATCATGGAAATCTGGCCGTTGCTCGCTCTACCGCCTATCCGGCAATACTCATAGAGTGCGCCTTCATGATTCTCCCCGAACAGGAGGCGATGCTTAAGGATGTCGGATTCCGCAAAAAAATAGCCCGCGGAATTCGTGAAGGAGTTGAACGTTTTCTGAAGGATCGCAAAGATGAGCGATAG
- a CDS encoding C40 family peptidase produces MRYCYVTNNLVDLWSAPKFECERVSQLFWGEPVELMQSEEGFAQVRQPDGYEGWVDSRFLAPMTSDDYHAAIGNSNAVVRINTADIFANTRGQIIPPFFLYFGTRLKTEPLKSAFVKVRMPDSSHFYIKKTTIRPLDFEIPVPVNGMSVIAEARRFLGVPYLWGGVSPAGFDCSGFVRTVYSSLGIYLPRDTKDQIKAGSRIELDKLKAGDLLFFKRHVAIALDEKNFIHSSRGGGGVRINSLDLNDPSCRIDLKDTFDQARRIL; encoded by the coding sequence ATGCGTTATTGTTATGTTACTAATAATCTGGTCGATCTGTGGAGTGCGCCGAAATTCGAATGTGAGCGTGTCAGCCAGCTCTTCTGGGGTGAACCTGTCGAATTGATGCAATCGGAGGAAGGTTTCGCTCAGGTACGTCAACCTGACGGTTACGAAGGTTGGGTAGATAGTCGTTTCCTGGCTCCCATGACATCCGATGACTATCACGCTGCAATAGGTAATTCAAATGCCGTCGTTCGCATCAACACCGCCGACATTTTCGCAAATACGCGAGGGCAGATTATCCCGCCGTTTTTTTTGTATTTCGGGACGAGGCTGAAAACCGAGCCGCTCAAATCGGCGTTCGTAAAAGTCCGAATGCCCGACAGCAGCCATTTCTACATCAAAAAGACAACCATAAGACCACTTGATTTTGAGATACCGGTTCCTGTCAACGGGATGTCGGTAATAGCAGAGGCACGACGCTTTTTAGGCGTGCCGTATCTCTGGGGCGGGGTATCTCCGGCCGGTTTCGATTGTTCCGGATTCGTACGAACCGTGTATTCGTCGCTGGGGATATACTTGCCCCGTGACACTAAGGATCAGATCAAGGCGGGAAGTCGAATCGAGCTCGATAAGCTGAAAGCCGGCGATTTGCTGTTCTTCAAGCGTCATGTCGCCATCGCGCTGGATGAAAAGAACTTCATCCATAGTTCGCGCGGCGGTGGAGGTGTTCGCATTAACAGCCTTGATCTCAATGACCCTTCCTGTCGGATCGACCTGAAAGACACCTTTGACCAGGCTCGGAGGATTCTGTGA